Part of the Phoenix dactylifera cultivar Barhee BC4 unplaced genomic scaffold, palm_55x_up_171113_PBpolish2nd_filt_p 000407F, whole genome shotgun sequence genome is shown below.
GAAACCTTCCCCATTCCCAAATGGCTTCAACTCAAATAGCTAGCGCCACCCTTCTAGCTCTAGTACTAGTGTGCTTGGCCCAAGTGTGCATGGGATCCAGAAAGCTAGCCACCTTGGTCCAACCAACACCACTCGAATACCACAATGGAGCAGTGCTCCAAGGTGACGTCCCCATCGCCATCCTCTGGTATGGCAAGTTCACCCCATCCCAAAAGTCCATCATCTCCgacttcctcctctccctcacCCCGCAACCCCACCAAAAGCTATCAAGTCCTTCCGTGTCTCAGTGGTGGAACACCATAGATGCGGTCTATTTGAGCAAGGCTGGAATCAAGAGCTCAAAGATGACCCAAATCCTTTTGGCTGGCCAAGTCTCGGACGAGATGTGCTCTTTGGGCAAGTCCCTTACGAGAGACCAAATCTCCGAGCTGGCGGCGAAGGCTGGCCCGAAGAAGGGCGGGATCGCGTTGCTTTTAACGGCCGCGGACGTGACGGTCGAGGGGTTCTGCATGAGCCGGTGCGGGCTCCACGGCTCGGACCGGAGGTCCGGCTCGGCCTACATCTGGGTCGGCAACCCGGCGACCCAGTGCCCGGGTCAGTGCGCCTGGCCCTTCCATCAGCCGGTCTACGGGCCACAGACCCCGCCGTTAGTGGCGCCTAACGGCGACATTGGGATTGACGGCATGGTGATGAACCTGGCAAGCATGATGGCCGGGACGGTGACCAATCCGTTCGGCGACGGATTCTACCAGGGGCCGAAGGAAGCGCCGTTGGAGGCGGCGACGGCGTGCCCGGGGGTTTATGCCAAGGGGGCGTATCCGGGATATCCCGGGGATTTGTTGGTGGACCCTACAACGGGGGCAAGCTACAACGCGAATGGGGCCCGCGGGAGGAAGTATCTTGTCCCGGCCTTGTTTGATCCTTCGACGTCCTCCTGCTCCACCTTGGTTTAGGATTGGGATTTAGTTGTTTCTAATTGGAAGATTTGGGATTTTGAGACATGGTTTTGTATGTAGATATGGAAGAGAAGTTTGAAAAATGTAATTCTTTCATTGGTTGATGATCTCTCTATCttggaaaataaatataataaagagaaaaaagtttatcattttgatcttGTCTTTGGGAAGAAGACTTGAAGGACACTACTATGATTCATTTACTATCATTctatcaattggtatcagattTTAGGAAGTTGGACTATTGCTTGACATGTTAGCGGCCAAAGGAAAGCCGGCTCTGTAGAAATATAACGAAGTATGAACTTCTGCTTTAAAAAAGTTCACGTTTGACAGCATCTCAGCTCTGTACGTGCTCACTGACAATTTGGTTGGCCTGATTTTGCCCATAGAACAATACTAAAAAATATAACTTAGTTCATCTTAAGAGGCTTGATTTGCGTCAGATCTTTTGCTTGCAGCTCAACTTGTTTGGCTTGCTTTGTTGAAGTGTCAAAATATTATGCAATTCATAGCATGGCCTGCTTCCATTCACTTGGTCATAGTTTCATCCCCGAATttggagtattttttttttgaggccaTGTGTTTTTACTGTTCTTTGTGCAGATTCCTCCTTCATATGCTTGTCCCTTTCACTTGTTCATGTTATGAGAACCTTGAATATGGCCACTGGTTGCAGGAGAGCTCGTGATATACCATGAGGACAAGCCTGGCCTTAACCTATGATTATTGCGGGAATTCAAAAACTTCTGACATATATGAGATCAACATCTAGAATATCCCTTGCTAATACACAATTCTTCTTTTATGATGATCAAAGGAAATTTTATAGGGTCTACAGAAGTCGAATTGAATGACAAAAGAATATTGCAAACATATACTGCAATTTGATGCTTGTATCCTCAATCATCAAATTATCTAATGTAGTTTCAAACAAGCTGTTAATATTTTCATGCAAATAAACAAAGaacctttttttcttgattttagcCTTATcatttgtattttatttttgaataaattataaaaatctttctgtggtTTACGTTTAATACATTTACACTCAATAATCTGTAAAATATacatttaaatctaattaaattgaccttgttaaTGAATTAATTTACCTCATATAAAAAGTCAAAATTGCTCGAGTGAGGAAGACAATACATACatttttttatattcttggatggCTGTTATATTATGTAAgataattttgattatttttaaaattttcttacatGGCATTTGAATCCCATTTAAAGTTAATGGTTTTCTGTTAAGTTTAGATTAAAatgttagaaaaaaataaattttaggaGAGTAAGCGTAGAATTTTTATCCAATTGgatgtaaatataatttattcttaatcgtaaaaaaaaatttgtaattttttttatttttatctaatatTGTACAAGTTTTAGTTCTCCATCTTGTTCGAGCAATTTATGCATTGTTCTACACTGCTCGGCCAACATCAACAGGAAGATTGTAGTTAATTAAGCATTCAACTCCACTAAGGCTCAAAGAAACAGGCAAATTAAAATTGAAGATCTCCAGCTAAACATcgttcctttctcatctttctcATTATTCCTTTTTGGTCCTCGTGCTTCATTTGAAACACAATATTCTGAGCACCTTTCTCAAAGCAATATTTTTTCTTCTGctgtagggctggaagtgggccgggccgggtcgggccaaacccctacccaagcccggccctaattttttttccgggcttcgggccgggccggggcccgaaaaatttttaaggaacaaggcccgagcccggcctgagcccggcccgagcccggcccgagcccatttGGGCCGGCCCAGTTGGGCCCTAACCTGGGCTGGCCCGTTTGAGTAACATAGGGAAGCCAGGACCTCAAACAACGCATGAGACTATCAACCTAGAAGATAAGGCTCTTTACCAAACTCCAACAAATTGAATGGACCTATTGCCAGTTGCTGTGTCTTAAATTCTTGTCCACCAACCTGCAATAAATTCGGAAACCTGACACATTAGGTGGCTAAAAGTAATTGCATCTTGTGCTTAACAGCTATGAATAATCTCACTTCGCACATGAATTTGAAGCATCAGAGCACAGGGATGATGCCACCAACAGAATCTTGGTACTTTTGATACAGTTCTGTAAATTTGAAATATACAATACAACAAAGGTGTCCCCTTCATTCCAAAAGCTAAATACACTTGATTCGTATTATCAATCCAGAAACTGCAAAACTTATCAGGGAATGgggtgaaataaaaaaaaacatatttcgATTACCCAAGGAGATGAATCTGCGAGAACTATATACAAGTCAAGCTTCGGAGTTTCTGGTTTTTTGCGCACTCCTCCTGCAATGTAttagaataaaaaaaacttaagatGTGAACCATCTGCCAGCAGGGACATGGAATGCTGACAGGGAAGCAACCAGCAAACGAAAGAACTGGTGTTAGAGTATTCACTCCTGGTAACATCCCAAGTAAAAAATGAAGACAATCTGCAAACATTTTTTAGAGTGGTTTTAAACGAAATGCAAACGCGTTCGGGCTGAGTATGGGCCGCGTTCGGGCTGAGTATGGGCGCGGGCTTGGGTCGGGCCCGGGCCGGGCCAATGAGatacccgagcccggcccgaaatagaAATGGGCTTAATTAttcagcccgagcccggcccgaaatgcaTTGGCCCTAGCCCATAGCCCGGCCCGCGGGCGGCCCGAcccgatgggcttcgggccggcccgagcccacttccagccctattcTGCTGTCAGCAGCCTAGTCCTCATGCGTTTGTTTGCAACCCTCCCCACCCTCCAAAGCCTCGTCTCTGCTGCCGTCCACATCCTCCAAAACACTTCACTCCCCTAAGAATGCTTCTGTAACTCTGCCGAACTCTATCCACATTCATGCATCTCCTTCGAAGCTCACAATGTAATCCAACGCCATTGAATCTGTGGAGATCTCACCAAGTTTCTTTTCCCAGCCAAGCTTCTTTTCCCAGCCAAGCTTTTCTAAAACCTCAACTTGGACCCTCACCAACCAACACATAACATGGTGCACACCATTGTTTCGTTTGGAAACCTAAACGTTGGCAAGTCTAAGACatacttcatggcttccaaggCCAGATAGTACAAGACAAGCACTTAGATCCACCCCAGAGCAGCACGGCCGGCCCTAGGTGTTTGTCTCTCACTTAAATGCTTGTAGCCTCTGGACTCGTAGTGTTTTGGACTTGGGAAAGATGGCAAGGGATGGGTATGCGTTTGGTTCCCATATCCCGTGAAGGGAAATTTCATACCAAATGGATTGGGTACGGAGAGTACTATCATGTCCCGGAACATGAAGGCCCACTGCCTCCCCATGCACCTTATCTACGAATTTGATTGTGTCCTTAGCCGATTACAAAGTTTGATGTCTCCAATCTCTATGCAAGCTAAAGTAAATTTTATGACAGGGAAACGGAAACAAGACAAAGTGAGAGGAATGGAGATTCCCGTGATCCACTGTGCATCAAGGTACATTCATTTGGATTTGGATGCTGGCCTCAAACTCTACGCCGGAAATCATATTCCTTTCAATTCTTCCAATGCTTGTTCATGCACCCTACTCTCCTAGCATCGTTCTGTGGGAGCAATTCCCTCGTCCACTGTGTTCtcgctataattttttttttttaaagagtaGAAGAAATTATAGGCAGACGTTGAGGGTATTTCTAATAATAAATCCTCACGTGCCATGAGATCGAGCTTAAGGCATGTGCTAGAGAACTTGATGCTAGTGATTTTGTCTTTGGCATTGTAATTTGTATCTTGCTCCAATGAGAACATCAAATTAGCCCAAGCCACTTTTCAGACAAACAAGGCTACTTAGGGGTGGATACGCATCCTCGAGATCCAGCCCTCTTAATCTGCCATGCCGACGTCCTCCTGATCAGTCCAAGTAGGTCCTTGGCTTTCATCTCTGGCTTGCCTATCCGGTTCCAAACCCTTCTATCCACAGCCTCACATGCAGGGATCGCCAGCGCTAGAACCTGCTCGGCCAGCTGCTCGCCAAATGCCCATCGGACGAAATGCTCATTCCATCCCGCTCTCCTGGTGCAAACATGCTCGCATGCTCTCTCTCACAGTTCATTCTTGGGACACTTTCAAAAGCCAGAAGAATTGCCTTAGCTACAATGATAATGTCCCttttattgtcacaaaataataGAATGTCATCCGCAAAGAGCAAGCTTTTGATTGAAATGAAATTTTGATTCTCTCTAGTATCTTCAATGAGACCAATGTCAACTGCCTGCTTAAGGAGAGTCGGAGATAAAGGGTCTCCctgccttagtccttgcttgcCCCTGATCTATTTATAGTTCCCATTTACAAGAGCAAACGAGGCGAACAAAGGAAGAGTTTGAATCCAGTCAATCTAAATTGTAGGAAAGCCTCCGGCTTGGAGCACTAAGAATAGGAAATCCCAACTGACCTTGTCAAGGGCTTTCTTGAAATCCAATTTGCATTGAACACTCTTGTACCCAGATCTGATACAATAAGCTAGAATTTCATGGGCTTTCTTGAAATCCAATAAGCTTTCTTAAATTCCTCATGAAGGATCAGGAGATCATTCTTAATCAAGCACCAGTATCTtcgaaagaaggagagagtgaGAAACAAGCTGCTCTTGGTGCCATTGAATTTCTGATTTCATCACAATAAAAGGCTTCCGAAAGAGCAGTGAGAACGACAGAAGCATGGCCAGGAAGTAGGCTCCGATTAATAGAATTCCCAAACAAGCTTTTGAGGTATGCATGCAGCTTTAAGGCAATCTTTCCCTGGGAATTGTACACAATCCCATTGTCCAAAAGAGAGGCTATATCATTTCTTCGCTTGGACCAGACAATTTAACAGGCCATTTTGGACTCCAATATataaccttttctttttctctgagCGGAGAAATTTAACTTGAGGTTTTCTTTTTAGGTGGAGAAAACAAAGTTAATTTCTTGTTCCTTGTGTGTGGTATGACAAGGAtttgatgaaaaaaaataatgcctTCTTTTCTGGCTCGGGCCCTTGCTAGATTTCCTTCATATGTAGCTCTTGACGTGGCTGTTTATCTCTTCCCAGATTCCATCATGATCATTAAGACACAACTGCCTATCATTGCTAATGACATGCAGCATGACTGTTATTGTAGCCTGTAGGCTTTTGGGTGGCCAATACTTGTACCTCAGCATTTTCAGTCTTGCTCTATATTTTGGATGGCAAATATATAAATACCtatgtatgtacatacgtaCGTATGCacgcatacacatacatacatacatacatacatacatacatatataatatataatatattatgaaaTATAAATCTTTATAAAAATTGTGAAAATATAATGAGATTTAAAGTATTATTTGTCTAATGAATACTAATCcttgaattttaaaatattattttgatcaaagaaaaatatgaaatgaTGTCCATTTTTCTGGTTTTGTAACAGCTTTTATAAGAAGACAGCTGCAATTGTTGTCATGAATATATCTTTGAACAAAgtgaaattaaaaaatatatatataaatttttaaaataatttttcttagagGAAAATTAAAGATGTATGATAATGATTACTGTTCTTATCAATTGGAACATGACAATCATTTTAATCAGATAATATCTAAGCGTAAAATAGAAGACATTTTGTTTTCTAttcttttcaaagaaaaagacagaaagaaTCTAACAACAAGAGATATTGTATGATGAAAAATGAATATTATTAAGGTTTTGGTGAGAAGTGAATATTATTAAGGTCTTGCTGTTACTTTAGGATGAAAAATGAATATTATTAAGGTTTTGATGAGAAATGAATATTATTAAGGCTTTGATGAGAAATGAATATTATTAaggttttttcaaaaatttaatgaAAGTGATGGTTGCCGGGCCGGATGCTGTGAACGGCCTCGAAACTGTGAGTGAGCTATCAAAGCTACGTTTCCTCACTCGTCAACAATTCTTTAGCAATTGGACCCAAGCAACCTCCTGCGATAGGCTTGGAAAAATTGAAGGGCAGCTGAAGATCGGAGCGCAACTTGGATGACCATGAGGTCGTCAAAAAATGAGTTGAATCGATTGACTGAGATGGGGTTGAGTTGGTCTCCTCTGCAGACAGCCTGCAAGAAGTCTACTTATCGAAGAGTTTTCGGCGGAGGATCTTCCAATGCTGAAGTTAGGATAGAGAAGCAATAATATGGAAGAAAGAAATTTCGATAAAATTAAATTCTTTGTGAATGATATCGCATACCTGAGATCCCCAGACTACTTTTTTATATAGGAGAGTCTGTTTTTGTCGTTTACCTGAATTAATGTAACATGCACCAGTGACCAGGTGTAtgtctgcggcatgggcggcgTACAACCCTGACCGCACGTCGAGGTATTGTTGCCATAGCTGGAGGCTGCCGAAACTATTAGTTGTTATCAGCATGTGTCGAATGTCTTCTCAGTTGGTCAGCTCCTCGGCTAGGTCCGAAGTCGTTCACCTCAGTTTGTACCGAGATTGGAGAGGTGGGTTTGGTTTGaggtcgaggtgtccaatatttTCCCCATCacttgcccccccccccccccactttCGAGGTCTAGCTGCATTTCAGTTCGAGCAACAGAAGTCACGTCGTCATCTCGATCAAGGCTATATCCTGAGCTGACATCTGGCTGAATCTGCTTGGGTAGCCGAACCGGCGTTTTGATCAGGGCCGTCCGTGCCTCTATATAAGAGTAGCTCCGGTTCATGCCTCTAGGACCTAGACCGTGAGGTGGTCAATCTAAGAGTTCGATTCAGCTCTGATGACCTCTGCAATGGTGAAGGAGATGGTCCGAGCTATGCAAGTCCGCGGACTGCTCTGCAATAAAGATGACGCCTACCGAAAAACAGCTGCCTCTTATCATTCGGAAGAGTTTCTGTAGACTCAGCAGTCCTCATTTTTTTTGCTTCTGATGCAGCTGGCTGTGCTCTTAGTAGAGCAGTTTAAGCGGCCGAtttacaaggaaaaaaaaaaaaacagctgcCTCTAGAGCTCCTGGTACCTCAATCTCGACATGGGCCGGCCCATCGGTGTTCGAATGGCTCGAGATCGAGGTTTCCCATATCTTCTCATTGAGCCTGCAGCGCAACATTTGACATCCTAGGTGGGACAAAACTTCGTAACCGGCTGCTGGGATCTTACGTATTCTAATTGGCGCCTGCGCCGCCCCGCGGCCAGTGACGTCGTTGCTTACGTGCAGACATGATTGGGATTCTTCCgctctccatctctctctctcctccttcttcttcttcttcccctctctcccgtTCGCTATTCCCCAGCCTCCTCTCGAGATGGGTTGGAGAGGGATTCTTGGGTTCGATTACGGCGTCGTCCAGGGCCCCCTCGGCCCCGACATCTCTGGCCCCGAGCTCGTTGCCGCCGTCGCCAATGCCGGCGGCATCGGGATCCTCCGTGCCCCCGACTGGGTATCGCTCCTCCTCTAACCCCCTTCTAGCCCCCTTCCTTTTAGTTTTTGGCCCAAATTTTTGTTCACTTATCGTCGATTAATCAAGACCCATCTcccatatatataaaagaactcCTTTGTTTCCAAAGGTGCCCCCCTTTTTGGTTGTAATCTATGGTTTTGGTTTGCTGGCTGAGGGAAGGAACTGATGGGCTTGCTCTAATCGAGAAGTGGGGACTTTCTATATTAGTTTAGAGCAACTGTTATTTAATTTCTCTGGTACAAATCAAATcttgatttttaaaaaaaaatctttgagaGATGAACGGATGATGGAAGGAAATGAGTTCAGCGGCTGAAACCTACCAATTTTGTGGTTTATAATGATCCATAATGCGATATTAGGCATCGCTTGTTGAATATCTATAGACAAGGTGAAGAAATAGGGGAGTAAGTACTGCAAATATAGCTACACTTTTAGAATTTCAAGCACTAAATAGATCTGCAAAAAAAAGCACTAAATAGATCACTAGGATCAGCACTGCATGCACTGGCTGTTAGGAAGGACATTGAGTGGATGTATTGATAGTATTGAATATTTCGTCAAAGGGCGGCACAGAGGAAAAAGCTCCTATGAAGAAAATAGAAGTGTCTTGTAGAATCTAATTTGGAGTGCATGTGCAGCTCTCCAATTGAATGACAAGCTACGTTTTATATGTGTGACGCGCGTAACATGTAATCTGTTTGTTAGGGTATAGACTTGTCTCTGTTTGACAAATTTGAGGGTAATAAGTCAGGTTTGGTTAAATCAGTGATGGATGATCTATATCAGAATCCATGACATTGAATATAAATACTTGGAAatgaaaaaaagatttttttaagatCTAAGCCTATGTGttaaaaaatttccaaaaaggACAGTACCACTAAGGTAAGtgtgatttcttttttcttttctattggtAGGCTATATATGTTGATAATTTGGATCACTGATTTTGATCGAAGCACTTTAAAGCACATGCAAATCAAAATTCACCTATTTTGGATGCTTCTAACTTGTAAACTAAGTTGAAACATTGTGTTATGCTACTAAAACTGCTATGTTCGGGATGATCTGATCCTTAGGGTAAGGGATTAACATATGATTTTGGTTTCTAAGCATTTTATATATTATCTATCATGCTTACTAAGAAGGTATTTCATAATTTACTGTATGATTCAATGCAGAGTGTAATCATCTCATGAAGGGTAATATTTTAATCTTTGCCAGGAAGCACCTGAATACTTGAGGGAGCTCATACAAGAAACAAAAACCTTGACAAACAAACCATTTGGGGTTGGCATTGTTCTAGCATTCCCACACAAGGAAAATATAAAGGCCATATTGGATGAAGGGGTTGCTCTATTGCATGTTTCCTGGGGAGAATACCCAAGAGAGCTTGTATCTGAAGCTCATCAAGCAGGTGTCAAAGTCATTCACCAGGTAAGTGCACTTATCCAATTCTTCAGTTTTTGGAATTCACCATTCTCGTCTGTACATGTTCGTCCAGTAACACTAATTGTACATGAAGGTTTATGCTTCATAACTTACAAAAGAAATATATTTAAAGTTTCAAGTTATGCAGTATACCGGTTGTCTGAAACTCTTGGCTATAGCTATACTTGGTTGAAAACTTCTCTTTCACAATTGTACAGGATAAGGGTGTCGTTTAAGGGTTTCATGTTTTCTATTATGATCTGTAGTCTGATCAGATTTTAGTCATTTCTATTATGAACATTTCTTTAGAAGGAGCAGTAGACCTTTCTAAGTACAGGCTTTTTTAACAATTTATCTACCTAAGTTTATTTCAATCACAATATCAGAAACACTATAGAGCATGGAAGTAcagatttaaaaaat
Proteins encoded:
- the LOC120105966 gene encoding protein PHOSPHATE-INDUCED 1-like, with product MASTQIASATLLALVLVCLAQVCMGSRKLATLVQPTPLEYHNGAVLQGDVPIAILWYGKFTPSQKSIISDFLLSLTPQPHQKLSSPSVSQWWNTIDAVYLSKAGIKSSKMTQILLAGQVSDEMCSLGKSLTRDQISELAAKAGPKKGGIALLLTAADVTVEGFCMSRCGLHGSDRRSGSAYIWVGNPATQCPGQCAWPFHQPVYGPQTPPLVAPNGDIGIDGMVMNLASMMAGTVTNPFGDGFYQGPKEAPLEAATACPGVYAKGAYPGYPGDLLVDPTTGASYNANGARGRKYLVPALFDPSTSSCSTLV